The genomic segment GCCAACGGCAGCACCGAGTGGCATGGCACTCATCACCCAAGCCTGTTCGCCCTCGGTAAGTGACAGCGAAACCGTCATCGCCTCGAGCGCGGTTAGCGGTGCCGAAAACGTCGCCAATGCCAGCAGGGTGGACAGGCAAATTACCATCAATGGCAAACGGGGTACCATGCGTCGAACTCCTTCAGTGTGTCAGGCTGCGACCGGATACCCAGGGTACGGGCAGGGTGCGGAGGGCCTTGGTCGATTCAGCGGATGCAGAGGTATCCCTTCGCAGCGAGGCCCTGCGCGGCCTTTCACCGCCTTGGAGAGATTAGTCGTCTGACGCATGCTCGAAATGTCGTAAAACCGGCATTCAGCCATGACCGAAGTTCATGAATTCCGACTCGCTGCAAAGCCTCAATGCGCCAGACAGATCGTGGAAATGGTCAGACAACGCCTGCGGCCGGGCCGGTTCAACTTTGAAGCCGGCCGATCAACTGCTGCTGATACTGGGGGAGCTCCGACGCTGAGATTGATTGAAACGCGAGTGGACGCAGATAGGTCATGCCGGCGTGCAATGCGCTGGCCTTCATCGGGGTAAATACGTCTGCCAGGTCGACACCGATCCTGCCCGACTGACCGTATGTGGATGCGCCTCCGGCGGCAGTTGTAACAAGGAGCATTTCCTTGCCTTGCCACAGGCCGGGCCCGACGCTCCCCCAGACGTCATTCAGATACGCCTTCATCATCGGCGTGATGTTGAACCAATGCGTCGGGAACATGAACACGATCCGGTCATGTTGCCGGGTGATGTCGCGCTCGTTTCGAGCGTCGATGGCGCGCGTATCGTCACCGTAGATGGTTTCCAGATTTCGTACGGTCACTCCGGTTACGCTTTCGGCCGCCTGTTGCAACCCTTTGTTGAAGACCGATCGTTCCGGATAGGGATGTGACGCGATCAAGAGGGTCTTGATATCCGTGCTGTATGGCTTGTCGACCGATCGAGCAGTGGCAGTGCGGGTCCGGAGCAGCCCGCCGGCAACTGCGGCGGCCAATAGCAGCTTAGCCTTTAAAAAATCGCGTCGTTTCATGTGCGCAAATCCTCTTTGGGGGAGTTCATTTAGGGGTGCCTGGCGCGGTATCTCGACCTCGGCTGGATTACATGGATCCCTCTCCGTAACGGGCCCAGGTGATCGCGACAGGTGCAGACGGGATGGACAGCATGGGCATCCAGCCGGTTCTGGGGCTGCCGCATAGCACAGGTAAGCATGGGCTCATCTGCCAGGGTTTTTCTTCCACGACCTTGCGCCAATGGATCCAGAGATCGGCGGCATGGCCAGCGTTCGTCACGCCGTGACTGGACGAGGGCGTGCCATTAGACGTGAGGCAATCAACAGGCACCGGCCGTTCATCGGGCGAGATGTTCAAGTAGCAGTTGCTGTGCAATCTTCGCATCCTGATACGTCTTGATATGCGGAGGTTGATTTCCCGCAATTGGATATCCAGATCGGGATCCGCCAACATATAACCCACCGACATCCCGGAGGTTATGCTCAAAAGATTGCAGCCACCCATGAGCCGCTTTCATGAAACGCGGCGATTTCATTACGGGATTGGTCAGCTATATGCACCTCTCGTGGTCTATGAAACCGAGTGGCGGCGTCGGGTGAGACGGAGGTGTTTTTCGGTTAGCCCGCGACTTAGCTCGTCACGCCCAACCCTGCTTTGAAGAGAAAACCGACGCGTTTCCCCACTACTGAAACAGCCCTTTAGTTATCCGATTGGATGTGATGAGCGATGCCCTAAAGGCTCGCGCGTGAACGCAGGATCGATGATGGCAGCAAGCCGGCTAGCTTGTGGTTGGTGTGGATCCGCCAGCCCAAAGAGGCCGAGATCCGCAACTTTCGGATCTTGTGATCTCGGTGCAGAATGAAAAGTCAATAATTTTTTCGACCTCATGTTCTGCACCGCACTGCATGCAACGGGGCTCGCCGATGACCTTCACGAATACCTCCGCTGGACGGATCAAGCACGGGGCCGCCTGAAAATGACCTTCCGGATCTCGAAGGCAAGCAGGGAGAATTGAACCACAGCTACATTGTCCCTGCCGGCCCTTGGGAGAAATCCATACGGAGCTCATGACGTGGTGTCTTCCCATCGCGCTGTCAAATCGGAAGGTCGACATACGCCATGACCGCCGGACGAGCGCAGCTCGGCCTTTCGCGCAAGGCCATTCATGAAAACCGTTCATCACTGCTTTCGTCCGGTCAAGCGGAGACCTGGGAAACCCCTGGGAGCCTCATGCGTTGAGTGTTCAGTTCCGCCGGCCAACCGGCGCATATTTACCCGAGAGGAAGATCTCATCATGAGTCCACCCATCGATTTCAGCCTGCGCCGCCGCACATTGTTGGCGGGTACGGCCGCAGCCGCGGTAGTGGCCGCGGCGACACGTAACACAGCCGCCGCTCAGGGCACTGGTGTCCCGGTGTCTGCTGGCGAAACGAAGAGTTCGGTCACTCTTGTCGTCAACGGACGCGAGCGCGAGCTGATGGTCGATAATCGCGTCACCCTGCTCGACGCCCTGCGCGAGCACCTGAAGCTGACTGGCACCAAGAAGGGCTGCGACCACGGCCAGTGCGGCGCCTGTACGTGCACGGTGAACGGCGAGCGGATCAATTCCTGCCTCAGCCTCGCCGTGATGCATGACGGTGACGAGATTGAAACGGTCGAGGGGATCGGCCAGCCCGACGCTATGGACGCAATGCAGGCAGCCTTCGTCGAAAATGATGGCTTCCAGTGCGGTTACTGCACGCCGGGCCAGATCAGTTCCGCCCGCAAGGTCATCGAGGAAATCCGGGCCGGCATCCCCAGTCATGTCACGGGTGACCTGACGGCCGAGATCACCCTGACCGACGCGGAAATCCGTGAACGCATGTCAGGCAATATCTGCCGGTGTGGTGCCTACGCCAACATCCTCGCTGCCATCACACAAGTCGCGGAGGAGAGAGCATGAGAGCCTTTTCCTATGAAAAACCTGCCAATCCCGCAGACGCCGCAGCACGCGCTGCCGAGGTCGAAGGGGCGAAATTTCTCGCCGGTGGAACCAATCTTCTCGACTTGATGAAGCTCGAGATCGAGGCCCCCGCCCACGTCATCGACGTGAACGGCCTGGGCTTGGACGAGGTGACGGAAACCGAAGAGGGCGGCTTGCGCATCGGTACGCTGGTCTCGAACACGGCGCTCTCGGCCCATGCGCGCATTCGGCGCAATTACCCGGTGTTGACCCGGGCCATTGCCGCCGGGGCCACCGGGCAGCTGCGCAACAAGGCCACCACCGGGGGCAACCTGTTACAACGGACCCGCTGCCCCTATTTCTATGACACCAACATGCCATGCAACAAGCGCGTGCCCGGCTCGGGCTGTGGCGCGCTGACAGAGGGGGCCTTTTCGCGTCAGCTTGGCGTCATTGGTACGTCCGACGACTGCATAGCCACGCATCCCTCTGACATGGCGGTCGCCATGCGGGTGCTAGACGCGGTAGTCGAGACGGTCACGCCAGACGGCATGACCCGGGAAATCGCACTAGAGGATTTTCACCGCCTTCCCGGCGATACGCCGCAGAACGAAACCGCTCTGATGCCCGGCGAACTGATCACCCATGTGCGACTCCCCGCTCCAGTCGGCGGCCACCAAGCCTATCATAAGGTGCGGGACCGAGCGTCCTATGCCTTCGCGCTGGTCTCTGTCGCGCTGGTCCGTCAGCCCGACGGTACCGGGCGCGTGGCCCTCGGTGGTGTCGCGCCGAAGCCGTGGCGCCGCGCCGACGCCGATGCCGAGCTGCCCAATGGGGCCTCCGCCGTGATGTCGGTACTCCTCGACGGGGCCCAGCCCACCGAGGAGAACGCCTTCAAACTGACCCTCGCCGAGCGGACCCTTGCCGCCATGCTGAAGGAGGCCTGAGATGGAATTCAATTCACCAGTCGACACCAACCTTTTCGACGATGCCAAGGTCATCGGCAAGCCCACGCACCGTATCGACGGGCCGCTCAAGGTGACGGGCTCCGCGCCCTATGCCTATGAACGCAACGATGCCGCGCCGGATGCGCTATACGGTTACCCGCTCGGTGCCGCCATCGGTCACGGGCGCATCACTTCGATGGATGCGGAGGCCGCGCGAAATGCCCCCGGTGTGCGCGCCGTGGTAACGACGCTGGAAATCGATCCGCTGGAAAAGGGAATGAACAACGTGGCGCGTCTCTTTGGCGGCGACGAAGTTCAGCACTATCATCAGGCTATTGCGGTGGTCGTGGCTGACACGTTCGAGGAAGCCCGCGCTGCGACGGCCCTGATCGAGGTGCAGTACGAGGAAGGCGAACCCGCCAATCTCGATCTCGATGAGGCCTTCGCCCGGGTTGAAGGCTCCGGAGAACCTGACACGCTTGTTGGTGACGTGGACGCCGCTTTCCGCGACGCGGACGCGGTGATCGATCAGATGTACCGCACTCCGGGCGAAAGCCACACCATGATGGAACCGCACGCCTCGACCGTCGACTGGTCGGATGGCGAGGACATGACGGTCTGGACCTCGAACCAGATGATCAACTGGAACCGGCAGTCCATCGCCACCACCTTCGGCATCGATCAGGAACGGATCCGCGTGGAAAGCCCCTACGTGGGCGGCGGCTTCGGCGCCAAGCTCTGGCTGCGGGCCGACGCGGTGCTCGCCGCGCTGGGCTCTCGGGCGGTCGGCGCACCTGTGAAGCTCGCCCTTCCGCGGCCGATGGTGATGAACAACACGACCCACCGCTCTGCGACCGTTCAGCGTATTCGCCTTGCGGCGAATGCCGATGGCCGGCTCAAGGGCCTGTGGCACGAGGCTGCGTCCTATTGCCTGCCAGGCGGGCGAGGTGAGAATGCCACCGCCCAGACGCCCGTCTTCTATGCCGGCGAGACACGGCGCGTGAAAAACCACGTGGTGGACATGCCCTTGCCCGAGACCGCCGACATGCGCGCACCGGGCGAGGCTTCGGGTCTCATGGCGCTGGAAATCGCCATGGACGAGATGGCCGAGCAACTGGGCATGGACCCTGTGCAGTTCCGGATCGTGAACGACACGCAGGTCAATCCCTCGGAGCCGGACAAGCCGTTCAGCGACCGACATTTCGTCGAGTGCCTCGAGCGCGGTGCCGAGGAGTTTGGCTGGGCGAGCCGGAACACCGCCCCTGGCCAACAGCGTGACGGCGACTGGCTGATCGGGCATGGCGTGGCCGGGGCCTATCGTGGTGCGCTGGTGTTGCCGTCTGGCGCACGGGCGATCCTCGATGGCGGCAAGTTGATCATCGAGACCGACATGACCGATATCGGCACCGGCTCCTACACCATCCTCGCCCAGACCGCGGCCGAGACGATGGGCATGGACGTCGAGGACGTCGAGATGCGGATGGGCAACAGCGCCTATCCCGTCTCCTCCGGCTCGGGCGGCCAGTTCGGCGGCCCCAGCTCCAGCTCGGGCGTCTACGCGGCCTGCATGGCCCTTCGCGAAAAGGTCGCCGGCAATCTCGGGATAGATGAGGCATCCTTCAATGGGGGCCGCGTGACCGGGGGCGACATCGACATGGCGCTCTCCGAGATCAACGAAGAGGCTTCCGCCGAAGACGCGATCCAGTGGGGCGAGTTTCAGAAGGGGTATGCGATGGGCACCTTCGGGGCGCATTTCGTCGAGGTGGGCGTTCACGCCTATACCGGTGAAACCCGGGTGCGGCGCATGCTGGCAGTCTGCGATTCCGGCCGCATTCTCAACCCCGTCACCGCGCGCAGCCAGGTCATCGGCGGCATGGTTATGGGCGTCGGCGCGGCTCTGTCCGAAGACATGGCGCTTGACCGCGGTCGCGGGTTCTTCGCCAATCACGACATGGCCAATTACGAGGTGGCAGTGCACGCCGACATTCCTGATCAGGAGGTCATATTCCTCGATACGCTCGATGGCGTGGCGACCCCGCTCAAGGCAAAGGGTGTCGGTGAACTTGGGCTCTGCGGTGTGGCGGCCGCCGTAGCCAATGCGATGTACAACGCAACCGGCGTCCGGGTACGTGACTATCCTCTGACGGTGGACAAATTGATTGATCGTATGCCGGAGGTCTGAAGACTTCGGTCAGCGGGCGGCGGCATGGTTGCTGTCGCCCGTGACGCTGCCGGCGCATGACAGACACTACAACAGCCGGGTCGTCGATCATTTTGGGGTTTCAGCGTCATGTAGTCGATATGTTTGCGCAAAACGCTGAGTGGGTAACATCCTTGAGGTAAGGAGCCATCTGATCACGCCCTGACGCCATGTGCGCCAAGCGTATCTTATGGATATCCTGCTAAAAACCTTCCACCGTCTTGCTCGTACTCGTCGTCTTTGCTGCTGCGACGCTTTGCAGGTCGGCTCCGGGCAGTTTGAGTATTGCATGTGCGGTATCGTCCCAGCGCAGATGCACTCTGCATTGCAGCGAACGAGCATTCTTTAGCGCGACAGGTTCTAAAACTGACGAGGCCGTGGACTGTACGCCCTAATAATAGCGGCTTTGAATGCGGCTCAGCGCATGAGACAGCTGCTCGCATTCCCGGCTGGAGTTGTACTCTTCCGGGTAGGGTTCCTTGCCTTCGGCTATCTCTCGCGCGATGCCCGTCAGGCGCTCCAGCGGACGCACGAAATGCCGTGTGAACAGGATCGAAAAGACACCAAGAACTCCCAGCAGGCTGAGCAGGCTGATCCACATGGCAACGGATAGTTGGGTCACATCTTGCCCGGTAGAGGCCGGTGGCACGCGCGCAACAACGGAAAGGCCTGTTGGCGGCGCATTGCCCACGGTAAGCTCAGGCGCAACAGCGAAGATATTTTTCGAACCGTCCGCATCCTCGACGATTTGTGCAGAACCAATATTGAGCGAAAGCGATCCGAGGCTGGCTGGTGTCAGGTTCAGGCGTGCCTGCTGATCCGGACCGAAGATGGAGCGGCCGCGCTGATCGACGACATACGCGATCAGGCCAAGGTCGTCGGCGGCGGCGCGCACGTATTCCTTGAGCCAACTCGCCTTGAGGCTGTAAACATAGACGCCAGTAACCTCTCCGTCCGCGGATTTGACGGGAACCGAAATGTTAATCACGTCCCTCTGGTCATGGGGCTGCTCCGTGCTGGACGAGGTAATCCTACCAAAGAACGGACCGTGTAGACCTTTCCGATACCATTCCGTGCTCGTTACTGACGTGCCTTCTCCAACCCCGTTGGACCCCACCCGGATCGTGCCGGAAAGGTCGGCCAACCCCGCCCATGCGACACGCCCGCCAGCGACAAGCACAGCGTCGGTGAAAGCGCGTGTCTCTGCGTAGTCCTTGGTTGCAAGTTGTCCGGCGACCGCCTGAAGACTTTCCCACTCGCGTTCGACCGCCCTTGAGACAGCAAGTCGAAGGGCTTTCACCCCGCGGATCGCATTCTCGGATACGACTCGAGTTTCAAAGTTCTGCGCGTGTTGATTTATCGGCCACCAGATTGCCAGCATGCCCAGCACGCCACAGATCATTACGAAGCCGAATATTGACGTCGCAAGGCGTGGGGCATGAAGTTTTGGACTTCGAGAATTTGTAACCTCAAGCCGAGCCATTCGCGGATTTCTACCCACTCTTACCTTACCGTGCACCACTCGCCATACCCTCCAGCCGAGAAAGCCAGGAGCGAGCCTCGTGCGTCACCGGGCGCCGAATAAAGTGCAAATTTGGCAACATTAAGATAGATCCATAGAAGTTTCGTTCTTCGGCAAGGCAAGCGATCTCCCGCCTGCCATGGCGGCGCAAGAGCGAAGATTTTGCCTTCCGCCATACTCTCGTCAATTTAATCGTGCGAACTGTCTTCAAATCGTCGTTGCAGTTTCGAGAGGTCGATAGTTTGCGGTATCTGCGCCTGTGCATTGGGTTTTTTCTGCTGTTTGGCGCGCTCTACGTCATCGTCGTCGAACAGATGACGGGCGCCAGCTCGAACGCGTTCGTCAATGCGCCTTTGTTTACAGCCCGCGCACCTATTGCGGGGGATGTTGCGCTCCCCGATCGGTCTCCCGGCGCCGTGATTGCCGAGGGAACGACGCTTTTCTCCATAGAAGACCCAAGGTCGGACCAGATGCGCTTGAACGATCTCCGGCTGGAAAGGGATTTGCTGTTGGCTGAGCTTGAACGGCTTGAAGCGGAACGCGGCGCCCGGCAGGCCAGCCTGAGCTGGCTTGAGTCGACTGCGGGCAAATACGGCGCCGCGCGCACGCGCGAGCTTCAGTTTCTGGCGAACGGCACGGTGTCGCCGTCCGAGACACCGACGATACCGGGGCAGCCTTCAGATAGCGCCGAGGCCGTGGACGAGGAAAAGCTGGCGCCTTACGAAAACGAACCCGAGGGCTTTCTTGAACTCTCGCGTGCCTTTCTGGAGGGCGCCACAGGGGATTTTGCCGAAATAGAGGCGCTCCAACTGCAGGCCGCGCAAGGCGCGATCTACCTCGACAACTCCGCGGGCGCGGCCTGGAACATGGCCCTGCGTTTCCGGGAGGCGGAAACCTTGCTCGCACTTGTCGAAGCCGACATCGTGCGCGCCAAGGCGCAACTCGATGCCTATGATGTTCGCACCGAGCGCGAGCTGTCGCGCCTCGTTGGGCTTCGCGGTGATACGCTCTCCTCACAAGTGAACGGCGTCCTCTGGCAGGAGCTGACCGCTGATGGGGTCAACGTCCAGCGTGGTGACCCCATCCTGCAGGTTGCCGATTGCGACTCCGTGCTGGTGACTCTCTCCGTGTCGGAGACAATCTACAATTCCATTTCCACCGGTGATACCGCGACCTTCCGGCCGCTTGGTGGACATCAGGTGATGCAAGGCACGGTAGCTCGCCTGGCAGGAGCCGGCGCGGCTTCGGTCTACAGCAACATGGCGGTTTCACCGAGCGAGGAGCATCTCGAACGCTACGACGTTGCGCTTGTCGTTCCGGAATTGAGGGCCGATTCGACAGGCGGTTGCAGCATCGGCCGAACAGGCCGCGTCTTCTTCGATGAGCGCCCGTTCGATATCTTGTGGAAGTTCTGGAAGTAATGCTTCCAAACCTTTACCTGGGCGATTTCGGCGCAAGCCTCATGCACGTGGTTCCGATCCTCGGCGCAGCACTGATCCTGCCTTATCTCATCAATCGCAATGACACCCGTCACCGGGTATTCCTGTTCGCGATCGCGATTGTTTTCGCGATCCGCTACGCATGGTGGCGCACGACCGAGACGATCGCGCCGGTGGGCTGGACAGTGGATTTTCTGGCCAGTGGGCTGTTGCTGGGTCTTGAGCTTATGGCAATCGTAAGTTCGATCAGCGCTTTTTTCATCCTCATGCGTCACCGCGACCGAAGTTCCGACGCCTACCTCCACGCCGGCTGGTGGGGAGAAGAGCCGCCGAAAGTCGCGCTGCTTATCGCGACATACAATGAGGAGCTCGAGGTGCTCGAACGCACCATCATCGGCTCCAAGGCACTCCGCCACCCAGAGAAGGAGATCATGGTTCTCGATGACGGGCGGCGCGACTGGCTACGTGACTACTGCGAGAAACAGGGTGTCACCTATGTACGGCGGCCCGACAACAAACACGCCAAGGCCGGCAACATCAATCATACGCTTCAACTTCTCTGGGCGCGCGAGAGACCACCAGATTATGTCGCCGTGCTGGACGCGGATTTCGTGCCGCACCGGGGCTTCCTGTCGCGCACGCTGGCGCTGTTTCACGATCCGACCGTGGGTCTTGTTCAGACGCCGCAACATTTCTTCAACGCCGACCCGATCCAGCACAATCTCGGCATCAGCCGCTCGTATCCCGACGAGCAACGTTTCTTTTTCGATGACATGCAGCCATCGCGCGATGGCTGGGGTGTCGCCTTCTGCTGCGGGACCTCCTCGATCATGCGGCTTGACGCGTTGAAGGATATCGGCGGCTTTCCCACCGACAGCATCACCGAGGATTACATGATCACGCTATGCCTGCAGAACGCCGGCTGGCAAACTGCATACCTCAACGAGCCGCTGACCGAGGGTCTCGCACCGGAGGGGTTGAAGGAATACGTGACGCAGCGGTCGCGCTGGTGTCTTGGCATGATGCAAATCGCGCGCAGTCGGGTTGGGCCGTTCCGCAAGAACGGGCTGCGGTTGCGTGACCGCTGGAGCGTCATCGACGCCAGCCTCTACTGGATCACGACATTTCCCTTCCGCGTCGCGGCCATGGTCTTCCCTTTGCTCTATTGGTACGGCAACATCACCGTGGTGGATGCCAGCCCGGCCGATGTCGTAACCTACTTTGGCTGCTTCTTCGTCTGGAACCTGATGGCGATCAACCTGATGTCGCGCGGCAACGTCGTGCCGATCCTGACCGATGTCAGCCAGCTGCTGGGCGCTTTGCCGATCACCCGTGCAGCCTTCGTCGGGCTGGTGCAGCCCAGGGGCCACCCTTTCAGCGTGACCGCCAAGGGTGGGGACCGCAGCCGCATTGTTGTGCAATGGAACATGCTGGCGCCCTTCGCAATCCTGCTCGGTCTGACGGTGATCGGGCTGCTGCTGGGCCTCGTGACCGACCGGTTCGCGTTCAACGATGCGGGCGAAGGCAAGTGGGTTATCCTCTTCTGGACGATCTACAACATGATCGTGCTGACCCTGACGATCATCGCGTGTGTCGAACTGCCCCGGCGCGAGCGCCACGTGGCCGACACGCCCGAGCGAATAACCTTCAAATTCGGCAGCGAGGAAAAGCGCATGTGGGTCACCAGCCTGACCCAGAACACCGCCCGGCTGCGGGGCGGGCATTTCGATGTCGGCACATATGGAAAGATCGATCTGCCGGGGGTTGGCGAGCTTCCAGTCTTCGTGCTGGCGCAGACAGCCGACGGAATGCGGGTGGAACTCATGCCCGACGAAGAACAGCGCGATGCCCTGTTCATGAGGTTCTATACCGAAGACAATACGCCAGGTATCAGTGTGGTGGACACCTGGAACATGCTGGGCGACATGGCGCGGCGGATCTCGCGCATCAGCCGGGACAAAACAGCCGGTAAAGGAGCAGCACTTGACCGAAAAGACTAAACCCATCCGAGCCGTGGCCGTAACGCTTACACTCGCGCTGGCCCCTCCGGCGGCCCGGGCCGACGGAGAGTTCTATCAACTGGACCTTGGAGAGGACACCACGACGGCCGTGATTTCGGTTGAGCGGGACCGCCTGTCTTACGGCATGGTCTTCAGCGACTATACCGGTCCGGAAGATCTGAACCTGACCGCCAGCTACAAGTTCACTCTGGGAACTCCGGTCACCTTTCGAGCCGGGCCGGCCGTCCAACTCGAGGGGCTCGACACGGTCAAGGGCGGGATCCGGCTCGTGGCTGAGCATTATCAGCCCACCAGTTTCGGCAGCATCTTCCTGCTTGGTGAGGTCACCACGATCGATCGCGGTTACTTCGCCCTCGCCGCGATCGGCTTCGACAAACCGGACGTGACGTTCGAGTTCAGCTATCTCGGGGACGATGATGGTTTCCGCGACACGGTTGCGGCCGTGGCATTCGGGATTCCCAAGACCAAGGCGAGTTTCCGTGCCGGCTACAAGTTTGACAGCGAGGAAAGCTTCGTGGGCATCTCGATCAACACCTTCTGAGGCGGGCAAGACTGTCTGACTTCGGCACTTACCGGGCCGAATGAGGTGTTTGAGCAACGAAGGATTTCTGGTTCACCGAAGCCATTTTGGAGCGAAGATAAACGACATATCCGGATGCTGCTGACAAGCGTTTCAAGGACATCAATCGTCAGGCGCGCATGCACGAAGCGGCGAGGAAACTATCCTCATCGTGCGTGCCGGGATTGGAAGCGATGAAGGCACGTTAGCTCATTGCCGCCATGAAGGAATTGCCGAGGGCCTGCATTTCAGCTGGTCAAACGAGTTTCTCGTCGCTGGAAGGAACCGACTGACGGTGACATTGGCCGTCGGGCCACGGCCCCGGGGGCATGGAACATCGCTCGGCCGGTCACGCTGAAGAACGATGGCAAACAAGCAGGAGTTATGCGTTCGAACCGTCATGGATGTGGGCCCCGCTGCGGATATCGTCGGACTTTGTTTCTGCGCGGCCCCAGCCAGCAAATGGTCACGTGCCGGGGAACCAGCCGCAGGCACGGAAATCAGGGCGCCGTTGCAGACGCCGTCGACAGAATCCCCGACTCGCGGCGGCGCATCCAGGCTTCTATTTCGGCCAGCGTCGGGCGCTCTCTTTCGATGAAGCGCAGGCACGCTTCCATCTCGCGGCGCAGAACGGTGTCGGGTACGCCTTCCAGCGATCGCGAGGGATCGTTCCATCGCGGGCCACCCAGGTAGACGGCGGCGAACATGACCTTCGCCTTTGCGGGCGGTACACCCGCGGCGCGCAGGCCGTGGTAGAACATCCGGTGCGTTTCCTCCCAGGATCGCGCGCGAAACTGGTTCAGTTGTTCGTTTCCCGCACCGCAATAGGCATCGTGCAGCGCCGCCGGGGAGAGGAATTCGGTGCTGCGCGGCTCTCCGATCAGGGGCACGAATATAGGGGGGATCGAGGCGCCGTCGGTCAGTGTCCCCGGTGGCGCCGTCCAGACGGTACCTGACGGGTCCGTGAAGCTGACCGGGGTGACAAGCCGCGCATAGAGGTGCGGCTTGCCGGGGATCTGGATCGCCTCTGCCCCTACCGTTGGCGGCGCGCTCCCGAAGGCGCAGCGGCGTGCCGGCGCATCGCCGCAGGCCGGCCCGGCGCCGAAAGGATCCCCCGTAAGAAAGAGGGCCCCGAGCGCAAGAAGCAAAGCCAGCGAAATCAGCCACCGGTACCGTTGCGACAGTTTGAAACCCCGGCGCCGCACCTGACCGGGGTGCTGCAGGCTGAACAGGGTGGACATGGCATGGCTCCTTTCACCGGGGACTGCGGACCATCGCGGTCAGCGGCGGGCAACCGGCAACCCGAATCTCTGCCGTTGCGTCAAAACCATGGCGGGCATAGAGGGCGCGATTGCGGGTGGTTGTCGCCTCGAGATAGGCGGGCACACCGGTTCGATCGCAGATCTCGAGAACATGACGCAGAAGCGCCGCCCCGTGGCCCTGTCCCTGCCTGTCGGGGCAGGTGCCGATGACCGGGAGATACCAGTGCGGCTCGTCCGGATGGTGCGCGCCCATCTCCTCGATCACGGCGAAGGCATCGCCTTGGCGATGTGGGGGCAGCGAACGTTCGATGACCTCGCAGAGGGCTGTTTCGTCAGGTTCGGAGCCGGGCTGAACCCACAGGGCGGCAGCGGCTTCGTTGAGCCGTAATGTGCATTCCGTGAAAGCAGGTGCGCCGAGCGCGGCTGCGAATGCGGGGAAATGGCGCCCGTATTCTGCGTCGTCCGGGTAGAGCCAGCGGACCGGCGGGTCCTGTTCAAAGGCGCTTTGGATGATGTCGAGGGCGCGGTGGGCGAGGCCCCTATCTGACTCGGTCGAGGGGAGCGTGAGTTCGGTCTGTGTCATTGGCTTATCTTTTGGTAGCG from the Roseovarius indicus genome contains:
- a CDS encoding NAD(P)H-dependent oxidoreductase, with protein sequence MKRRDFLKAKLLLAAAVAGGLLRTRTATARSVDKPYSTDIKTLLIASHPYPERSVFNKGLQQAAESVTGVTVRNLETIYGDDTRAIDARNERDITRQHDRIVFMFPTHWFNITPMMKAYLNDVWGSVGPGLWQGKEMLLVTTAAGGASTYGQSGRIGVDLADVFTPMKASALHAGMTYLRPLAFQSISASELPQYQQQLIGRLQS
- a CDS encoding HAMP domain-containing protein, which produces MLAIWWPINQHAQNFETRVVSENAIRGVKALRLAVSRAVEREWESLQAVAGQLATKDYAETRAFTDAVLVAGGRVAWAGLADLSGTIRVGSNGVGEGTSVTSTEWYRKGLHGPFFGRITSSSTEQPHDQRDVINISVPVKSADGEVTGVYVYSLKASWLKEYVRAAADDLGLIAYVVDQRGRSIFGPDQQARLNLTPASLGSLSLNIGSAQIVEDADGSKNIFAVAPELTVGNAPPTGLSVVARVPPASTGQDVTQLSVAMWISLLSLLGVLGVFSILFTRHFVRPLERLTGIAREIAEGKEPYPEEYNSSRECEQLSHALSRIQSRYY
- the paoC gene encoding aldehyde oxidoreductase molybdenum-binding subunit PaoC; this encodes MEFNSPVDTNLFDDAKVIGKPTHRIDGPLKVTGSAPYAYERNDAAPDALYGYPLGAAIGHGRITSMDAEAARNAPGVRAVVTTLEIDPLEKGMNNVARLFGGDEVQHYHQAIAVVVADTFEEARAATALIEVQYEEGEPANLDLDEAFARVEGSGEPDTLVGDVDAAFRDADAVIDQMYRTPGESHTMMEPHASTVDWSDGEDMTVWTSNQMINWNRQSIATTFGIDQERIRVESPYVGGGFGAKLWLRADAVLAALGSRAVGAPVKLALPRPMVMNNTTHRSATVQRIRLAANADGRLKGLWHEAASYCLPGGRGENATAQTPVFYAGETRRVKNHVVDMPLPETADMRAPGEASGLMALEIAMDEMAEQLGMDPVQFRIVNDTQVNPSEPDKPFSDRHFVECLERGAEEFGWASRNTAPGQQRDGDWLIGHGVAGAYRGALVLPSGARAILDGGKLIIETDMTDIGTGSYTILAQTAAETMGMDVEDVEMRMGNSAYPVSSGSGGQFGGPSSSSGVYAACMALREKVAGNLGIDEASFNGGRVTGGDIDMALSEINEEASAEDAIQWGEFQKGYAMGTFGAHFVEVGVHAYTGETRVRRMLAVCDSGRILNPVTARSQVIGGMVMGVGAALSEDMALDRGRGFFANHDMANYEVAVHADIPDQEVIFLDTLDGVATPLKAKGVGELGLCGVAAAVANAMYNATGVRVRDYPLTVDKLIDRMPEV
- a CDS encoding HlyD family efflux transporter periplasmic adaptor subunit; this translates as MRYLRLCIGFFLLFGALYVIVVEQMTGASSNAFVNAPLFTARAPIAGDVALPDRSPGAVIAEGTTLFSIEDPRSDQMRLNDLRLERDLLLAELERLEAERGARQASLSWLESTAGKYGAARTRELQFLANGTVSPSETPTIPGQPSDSAEAVDEEKLAPYENEPEGFLELSRAFLEGATGDFAEIEALQLQAAQGAIYLDNSAGAAWNMALRFREAETLLALVEADIVRAKAQLDAYDVRTERELSRLVGLRGDTLSSQVNGVLWQELTADGVNVQRGDPILQVADCDSVLVTLSVSETIYNSISTGDTATFRPLGGHQVMQGTVARLAGAGAASVYSNMAVSPSEEHLERYDVALVVPELRADSTGGCSIGRTGRVFFDERPFDILWKFWK
- a CDS encoding FAD binding domain-containing protein → MRAFSYEKPANPADAAARAAEVEGAKFLAGGTNLLDLMKLEIEAPAHVIDVNGLGLDEVTETEEGGLRIGTLVSNTALSAHARIRRNYPVLTRAIAAGATGQLRNKATTGGNLLQRTRCPYFYDTNMPCNKRVPGSGCGALTEGAFSRQLGVIGTSDDCIATHPSDMAVAMRVLDAVVETVTPDGMTREIALEDFHRLPGDTPQNETALMPGELITHVRLPAPVGGHQAYHKVRDRASYAFALVSVALVRQPDGTGRVALGGVAPKPWRRADADAELPNGASAVMSVLLDGAQPTEENAFKLTLAERTLAAMLKEA
- the paoA gene encoding aldehyde dehydrogenase iron-sulfur subunit PaoA; this encodes MSPPIDFSLRRRTLLAGTAAAAVVAAATRNTAAAQGTGVPVSAGETKSSVTLVVNGRERELMVDNRVTLLDALREHLKLTGTKKGCDHGQCGACTCTVNGERINSCLSLAVMHDGDEIETVEGIGQPDAMDAMQAAFVENDGFQCGYCTPGQISSARKVIEEIRAGIPSHVTGDLTAEITLTDAEIRERMSGNICRCGAYANILAAITQVAEERA